The sequence TTCGTGTTAAAACTTGCACTTGCCACGCATCGGCTTTGGTTTTTAAGTTTCCCCCATAAGTAAACCGCCAGTTGAGACGTTCTTCGCGATACCCTCTTAATTTCAAAAACGCGATACAATGCTTAAAGCGTCCTTTGGGAATCGGCTGTTGTAAGCGCTGACTGGTTTCTTGCAGCGATCGCGCAAATCCTGCTTCTGTCCACATCTCCACGTCTAAGTTGCTGAGAATCCCTGGTAAGTCGTAGGTCTTAAATCGTTCGGTTTCTAGCGTTTCTGTAAGGTCATACAAGCCACATTGCAACGGACTTGATCCCCGAAACTTGATCGCTTCTTCCGCGATGGGATTATTCTTCTTTCCCGACTGTTCTTCCCATTGTTTCTTCCAAGCATACATACGACCATTAACTTTTTTCAGGCTAATATCAAACACTTGTTCACAGTCTTGTTGTAGCTTTTGACAACTATCAGGATAGTTTCTAACAATATTGGGATGTTTTAAGTCGTAGTACAACTTAACGGACTGGACTGCACCCCAACGTTTGTAGTATCCTTGAAAATTATTAATCTGGCGATAATTCTCTCGAATGGCTTCATTAAACTGAGGACGGTCGTAACGCTGGTTAACCTGTAGCGGTGGCGATGTCGTTTCAAACAATCGTTCGACTAAGAATTTCGGAACAAGCGCATAAGCAGTAAACTGATCAAAAGGGATCGTTTCTCCATTACGCTGAAAAGAGTCATGACGACCCAGACGACCTAAACGTTGAATAAAGTTTCCCGCATCCGACGATTCAAAGATAAGGAAATTAATTTTAAAATCAACGCCAATATCAATGGTACTCGTCCCAAAAACTAAATCGGTTTCTAGGGAAGCAAGTTTCGTTTGTTGACCCGATAATCCTGTATTTTCGCCAACCGTTAAACCATAGGGATGAAATAATTCCTGAAAGATGGGAACAAGTCGTTTCACCGCAGCGATCGAGTTAAGAATAATCGCACCTTTCAAGAGGCTTCTTTCCCCCCCTTTCCAAGGGGGGTTAGGGGGGATTCTTTCCCCTTTCAAAGGGGGGCTAGGGGGGATAATAAATCGATCAAGGATCAACTCTTTATTTTCTTTCAACCAAGTTTCCGACGCACTAAACGCAGACTCAAGGGGAATAAACTCTAAAGAAATCTCTCTAGAAACTTGTCGCCAGTGTTGACTGTGTAATTTTTCGCTTTCTGCTTTCGTTGTTGGAAACTGATATTTCTTCGCTTGAATCGGATCAATGTGTTGATAAGTAAACTGGGCTTTTTCTAATTTTTCAATCAGTTGTTCATCTGGCGTTGCGGAGAGAAACAGAAATTTTTTATTCCGATTTGTACGGCGGATCAATAACATGGTATTAATTATGCTGGCGATTTGTGGCGCGGAGAAAACATGAAACTCATCAAAAATAAAGAAGTCAAAGTTTTTATCAATACGATTCCACAATTTATCAGGATTATCGTAAGGAGATAGGTAGGCGTTTCTGTGAAGATAATGAAGCAGATCAGGATTGGTAATTAATATGTCTGAATTTTTACTTCTAGATTCGATCGCGCTGGCTTTTTTAAGATTCTCTTGTTCTGCATAGAGTTCTAATTCTGCACTACTGAGACGATTCACTCTCGGTTCTAATTCGGGCTGAAACAAGTTAATATAGTTTTGGATTTGAATTTCTTGATCACGGGCTAATTCATTGGTTGGATAAAGCGCAATTGCATTTTTCTCATCTTGTAATGTGGATAAAAAAGCAGCTAAACTTTTGCCATCACCCGTCATAGCAGTGTTAATGATAACATCAATTTCAGGATTTCGGAGTGCATTTAAGGTTTCCAATTGATGCCAGACTAAATTCCAATTCTGTGGTAACTTAACCGTATTAGGTATTTCTGTAACAGGAGAAGAGTAAATGGGGTTCAGTATTATGTGATAAGGCTGAGGACTCATGATAATTCTAATTCTGAGAGGATTTGATTAATTTTTTGCTTGAGATTAGGTATTTCTTCTTGTGTAATCTTTCATAATTTTATAGCTTCCTTTAACACTCGATCTTTAATACGTTCCTTAAGTCCAGTTACTGTAACTACATCAACTTTTTTTCCCAGTAAATCCTCTAAATCATGAATCAGACGAACAGGAAACCAAGGACTGAAGTTTTTACCTAAATCAACTAACAAGAAGTTCGAGAGAGTGTTCATTGGCGGTAATTTTGTTATTCATCATTGTTACCCAAGATGTTCTATTATCTGGATACTACTTTAGGAGAAAGCTAACGGGATTATTCTATCCGTAAACTAAGCATAGTTTGATCTTAATCCTCCACTATGGAGAATGTCAATCAAATATACAGTAATTTTATCCGTATTTTATGACTCGTAAAGGTCAATCAATTACACTATCGGTATCAGACGCAGAAAAGCAGCAGTTACAGGCATTAGCAGAAACCTTTAACTGTAAATGGGGCGATAAACCCAATATTTCCCGATTAATTAGCGCGATCGCGCAGAATCAACTGCAAATTCTCTATAACACTAATTGGTCACAAGAGCGGATCACAGCCCTGAATGCAGCCCGCAAAGCCCTCATCGATCAAGGCGAAATTGCGAAAGCCCAAGAAATTGCCAGTCTTTTAGTAGCTCGTAGTGAACTTTCTAATCCCATACGGGCGGAAATTGAGCAGTTTCTAGCCCGACCCCAGCCCACTTGGCGCAAGAAGATT comes from Halothece sp. PCC 7418 and encodes:
- the cas3 gene encoding type I-D CRISPR-associated helicase Cas3' → MSPQPYHIILNPIYSSPVTEIPNTVKLPQNWNLVWHQLETLNALRNPEIDVIINTAMTGDGKSLAAFLSTLQDEKNAIALYPTNELARDQEIQIQNYINLFQPELEPRVNRLSSAELELYAEQENLKKASAIESRSKNSDILITNPDLLHYLHRNAYLSPYDNPDKLWNRIDKNFDFFIFDEFHVFSAPQIASIINTMLLIRRTNRNKKFLFLSATPDEQLIEKLEKAQFTYQHIDPIQAKKYQFPTTKAESEKLHSQHWRQVSREISLEFIPLESAFSASETWLKENKELILDRFIIPPSPPLKGERIPPNPPWKGGERSLLKGAIILNSIAAVKRLVPIFQELFHPYGLTVGENTGLSGQQTKLASLETDLVFGTSTIDIGVDFKINFLIFESSDAGNFIQRLGRLGRHDSFQRNGETIPFDQFTAYALVPKFLVERLFETTSPPLQVNQRYDRPQFNEAIRENYRQINNFQGYYKRWGAVQSVKLYYDLKHPNIVRNYPDSCQKLQQDCEQVFDISLKKVNGRMYAWKKQWEEQSGKKNNPIAEEAIKFRGSSPLQCGLYDLTETLETERFKTYDLPGILSNLDVEMWTEAGFARSLQETSQRLQQPIPKGRFKHCIAFLKLRGYREERLNWRFTYGGNLKTKADAWQVQVLTRISVWQPDNPWIVQLNRRLRQQPLVCYILPRPVTEVRQRLQLPMHFQLYPISDETSLHDSTSPYAIALGQSALLVDTLAFRLQTQGGESWIA